DNA sequence from the Alosa sapidissima isolate fAloSap1 chromosome 13, fAloSap1.pri, whole genome shotgun sequence genome:
TCCACGTAGCTGGCGCAGTACTTTGACAGGTTTTTGCCGGCCTCCAGCACGGCACTGTGGCTGCCCGTCTGCTCAGAGTTGCGGCCGATGGCGGCGCGCAACAGTTCAGTGCTCTCCAGCAGCATCTCGCGCGTGATGGCCGAGCTGGAGAGCCGGTCGGCCGGCTGGCGCGTCTTGCGCAGCGAGCGACGAATCGACGCCGAGAACGGCGTCGCCGCTAGCGGCGAATCGCCCGGTAAGGAGTTCCCGCCTAAGCCGAGTGGCGCGCTCGTTGGGgacacggaggaggaggaggaggaggatgaggaggaggtttTGGACGCCTGCACTTTCGAGGAGGCGCTGGACAGCCCGGGGAGTTTCTTAGCGGAGCCGTCTGGCGGTAGGAAGCTCTTGCCGAGCTCGGAGGGGGAGCTGGCGGGGCTGGCCTCAGAGCCGCCTTTGGCTTTGGGGTCCGACGGagaagaggacgaggaggaaTGGTGCTCGTGAGTGGGGCTCCGCGATGACAGCTTGCCCGCCTTGCCGCTTGAGGGCGGGGGAGGAGGCGGCGCCGGCTTGGGCTTCTGGAACTTGACCCGCTCCCTCTGCACGGGGGGGTCCAGCGGGTGCTTGTGGCGGCGGGCACGGCACTCGTCGCCAGCCGCCCCCAGAGGCGAGAAGACGTTGGGCTTGAGCAGCTCGGCCTGCAGGGCGCTGGTCTTGTCCGACGACGACGGCGACGGCAACTGGTTCTGGGTCTGCGGCCGCCGGCTCAGCTTGGGTGTGAGCGTCTGCGAGCTGGACGCCGGGCTGGCCTCTGCCGCGTCGTCACCAGCAGGCTCCTCAAACTTCTTGGGGAGACGCGGGGGAGGCGTCAGCGCACCGCCCATGCGTGGGGTCGCGGCCGAGGTGTCGCCCGAGGACTTCTGCTCGCTGGCCCGCTTGCGGGGCAGGGCGGGCTTGCCCCCGCCTAATGTGCCCGAGTCGAAATTGCGGGACGGCACGTCGCGAGGGAGCGTGACCGACCTCCACTCGGTCCGACTTCCGCTTGACCCAGAGGCTGATGCCGAGCGGAGGAAATGCGTCGAGTTGGACACACCATCCTCATCGCCCGGCGGAGTCCCGGCCAGTCTGCCAGGGGGAATGGCCTTCTTACGTGAGTGGTGGGGGAAGAGAGGGCCAGGGTAGGTAGGGGCGCCATTGGTGATGCCGCCACTCGCTCCATTGTTGTTGGACGTGCCCAGGAACTTGACGTTATCGATGCCATGGCTGTGGTCACTGAAGGGCGACTGGCCGTTGTTGAAGGAGCTGCTGCGCTTGGGCGGGGCGGGCGccgtcttcttcttattcttcttgaTGAGGCTGGGGAAGAGGTTGGGGAAGAGGTTGGTGCGCGACTTGTCCTTGGGCAGCAGACGCTCGTCCTCGTTCAGGTTGCTGTCCAGCTGGGGGCGCTCTTTCCTGGGCAGCATGGGCGACACGGCCACCTCGGGCTCCGCAGCATCTGCAACACACAGAACCCAGGGTCAGTAATGACCATTGGTCTCTCACCGTGAACAGTTCCTGGTGCCTAAAGCTCTCAGTATATCCACTATAACTAACTTTAACTGTGTATATAACAATGATCTAATATTAAAAATATCATACTATacaaaatatatcaaaatatCAACTATACAAAAGTTACTCCCAGTCACTGACATATCAAATGGTTTACAATGCCACTAAAAGACCTCTCTGCAATTCAGTGGTCAACAGACATTAACTACCCGTTTCTGACAGAGCGGATAGAGATACTGCTTTAAATGATCTTTTGGAAGTTCAGCTGGACTAATGAAAGACGGATCTGGATTCTAATtctcttaaagcaacactaaagAAGATTTGCTCTTGGGGTCCCCCTGTAGCATAGCAGCTTTTCCATTTCGATTCCGAGGGGGGCAGTGCTCCAACCCGAACACAAAAAGTTGCAGACAATGcaagacaatggcagaagtgccgttcttcatgttatgaggttatgtgtcatcaaaattattttggaaacgttatattaaggtaaaaaATGGCTTCTCTTAATGACAGCATGAAATGAATTGTGGAGAGCATGCATGTAAGTAGGCGGGTGTACCTGGGCTGTCTCCATCTTTGCCGTTCCTGCGCAGCGTCCTGGTCTTAGTGGGCAGCTCTGGAGCCTGCTGGATGGGGCCCAGGGTCATCTTCTTCCCCTTCTTCCCCAGCTCCTTCTccacctctgcacacacacacacacacacacacacacacacacacacacagtttgagaTACAGCACAAATGTAGCTTTCACTGTGTGCACTTGGAATGGCCGAGGCACAGTGCAGAACAGTGCAGAACAGTGGTAAACTTAATGAAGTGATGGTGAACATACTAAAGGTGAACATGGTTAAGATGCAATGGTGAACTTAATGAAGGTGAAAACTGCTACTCTAGGATGGGTGAAAACGTACCGTCGGAGATGCTGGACTCCTGGAACATGGTCTCAAACGCCTGGTGGGTCTCAGCGAAGGATGGCCGCTCCTGAGGGTTCCATCTCCAGCCTGGAGGATTAACACagctctcagcacacacacacacacacacactacagctacACCATGGCTAAGTACAAAAAAACACTACAACATTTCCAATAGTCTAGGATAGgttatgtttgtttttactctttaAGAGGAGATCGTGTCTGTAACACAATACCTAGTATGACTTACTAGACCATGGATGATCAACAAAATTGTAATTTTTCCTCAAACATTACTAAAACCCTGCAGTCAAAATATGCTGCCATGGTTACACCTCCTAGagcctttcaagagagttccattatcagcatcatagttggccccacaagacttcctttttaacatggATAAGCAGAACAGGCACAGTGGAGAATAGAGGGAGGGAACAGAGCAGGTAACATACCCTCCGCCTGTTCTGTCACTACAGTGATGTTCTGCGTACGCTCAGGTTGTTCTGTGCAGTTGCTTGGGGCTTAACTGTTACCCATACCCCCCccgtaggattgttaccgaacgttctgtaggccaaaatcaaaacactggtgaacgttctcaagactaccagacgcgagcctcttctgggttgccagaggtaatgaagacttagctaacgttagttgacctgcagctgctttaacgtttctccacccatgacccagctacacattacggaaacagtgaaaagaaaaaatacctctctaaccaacataACAgcaatgcagatgaagtttagcctaggctgttgtggagaaatatggccagctctgcgtcaagacttgatattcttcgtttgacgaagacgtcaccatctcaggaagctcctccgatgtccacttgatttgtttcttgttttaattttggaaatttgcctgcctctcgtaggcgttcatgactacaactgacagctgttgacagttggcctttgctaatttggcaacccaaataggaggacacgctagcccattattaatacgctattctagaattaattgttcaaaacataaacgaaaattccaagagattccgccccgtaactcattttttttcatgggttttacagggttttacgggttagagtaatgttgtcaaataagccattacttcaattcatcgtgttttcttactctctgacaacatatggtgatcatttttggaatggttacagtttattttcctaCTTTATTTTCctattatttcctacatactggacctttaatgcagaggaagtagattggggcccaattagaatgttcaagcattgtttttgtttaccttgttgaaagggtctatatatggCCTATGCAGAGGCGGTTTACTCACAGGCTCTCATGAGCTCGTAGACTTTCTCAGGGCAGCCCTCGGGCCGGTCCATGCGGTAGTCCTTCTCCAGCAGCTCGTACACCTGGGACAAGTCAATCCCTGGGTAAGGGGACATCCCGTATGTGGCGATCTCCCACAGCAGAACCCCAAACgctgtcaaacacacagacgtTTTGACATCAATATATATTTAATGCAAATTGTACTAATAAACATCACAATTCTCATAGCTAAAGACTGCTTTTGCAGCTGTACATGAAAAGTATTCAAATACAGCCCATTACTAATACATCCTCATCACTCCCAGGAGGGTACCATTGCTATTACAAGAATCTGTGAGACATTATGAGTCATTGAGAATCAATCTCATTCAGAATACAAGATATTATGAGAATCATTGAATATTTTAAAGGGCTATGATGATATTTTTACCCTAGAGAGCTTCAGACAGACACTCACCCCACACGTCGGATTTAATGGAGAACTTGTTGTAGGCCAGGCTCTCTGGGGCGGTCCACTTGATCGGGAATTTGGCGCCGGCGtgggctgtgtatgtgtctcccGTCATCAGCCGACTCAGGCCGAAGTCGGCCACCTTCACCAAGTGGTTCTCCCCGACCAAGCAGTTACGGGCAGCCAGGTCCCTGTGAAGACCACAATCAAGGATATATTGAGATAAAAATATGAGGAATGCACATTTGGCACAGATCAGATAGAGTTTGCCTTGCCTGGGAGTGAACGACTCACATAAAAATACCTAATCAAATGTTCCGATCTAATCAGAAGTTCAGATTTGTGCAAAACTTCCCTTCCTCAGGGCTTTATAGGGATGTGTGTGGTGAGAAAGAGTCCCTCAGAGACCATTTGTTAGGCTTCAGTCCAACAAACGTCCCTGAGGCCATACAGCTTCGCTCACATTCAGTGATTAGGAAATAATGATGATGGCACAAGGAatttcacacacatacccattcAATCACTCAGCAGTTAACTCATCAAACTGCTTGTGTGATGACAAACTGAATATTTTTCAATTGATCGTGTCAAACTTACACAGGAGAGACAAGAATGTCGTATGTCATACTCGTTTTGACCACAAGCTGAATCAGTGTGGATTGATAGTGTTAAATGCGAtgtgcaagtggaaggaacactGAGCTGGAATCACAACCAAGTCGAGACCCGATGGATCACCTCTGTGACTGGCACCTAATCAAAACATTCCCCAGCggagccatgtgtgtgtttgtctcagcCCTTCGTGACGCGACTGGTATGCGCGCTTCGACCGCAGGCCGGGTCCCAACAGGCGTGAGGAGCAGAGCAACCTCCGTAAATCACAACGGGTCTCGGGGAGCCGTCATTAAACAGGCCGAGGCAGGACAGGTAGGCAGCTCGACAGGTAGGCCCTTCCCCATACCTGCCTCCACTCCCTCACTGATggcttatctatctatctgactgACAGAGGGAGCCAGGGGCTGAATGGTAAACACTTTGCGGATTCGGACACCTCAGCAATCGACTGTAGCCTATGGCACCTGGATTTGATATatagtgtgcacatgcatagCGTATCAAGTACAACACACAAGTGAGTGGGACATTGCTGCTGTGAATGTAATGGTGCGTTGAAGACCACTCAAATCCTACAGAATTCTACACTTCACCCCTTTAATGCTTttgttaaaatattaattggTGTATGACAGGTTTTACAGTTTTAAATGACGTAAATCTGTAGGAACCCATATTTTATTTAACAAGGCGAGTTCCTTGCATCTTTTTTTCAAAGAAGCCCTCGGTTCTCAAAAACACCATATTATAAGGCATTCCAtaatgaaatgtattttttgtatACATCAAATTCATGAACTCCTTGTTGACTGTCAGCCCTTGTAAGAAGTATGAGGTAGACAGAGCGTAACAAGCAGTGGACAGGTGTGTGCAGACAGGGCAGCGTGATGGTGCAGTGTGCGGGGGTCCTGCGCACCTGTGGATGAAGTTCTTCTTCTCCAGGTACTCCATGGCGGAGGAGATCTGCGTGGCCATGTAGAGCAGCACCACGGCGTTCACCTCCTCGCGGTTGCACTCGCGCAGGTAGTCCAGCAGGTTGCCGTGCGTCATGAACTCCGTGATGATGTAGAAGGGCGGCTCCCGCGTGCACACACCTGAGGTGCAGGTGAGACAGGATTAACGGAAGCATCACCAGCAGATTCCCGACTTCAGAAACGAGTGCATATTTATCATTAACAAGAGCCATGTCACTGGACCAGTATCAGTATCAATTAAGTCACACTCAGTTAGAAGTCCAGTAGTCAGAAATATGCCAATAACAAGTTACTGTCTTACTGTTGCAAACTTCAAATGGTTTATGATGGGTCTCAAATTATCACTACATATCTGGCGTATCACTGCATATATTTCTCTATATGGCCTGTGCTAGACCCATTTGTACTAAtccatatttatatatttgaaaTTCAATTTTGTTCTCAGCTGTTCAGCGCACTGTTCAAAGCAGCAGTGGGCCTCAACTCACCAAGAAGCTGCACCAGGTTTGGGTGTTTGATTTCTTTCATGACAGCAGCCTCCTTGAGGAACTCCTCCACCTCCATAGTGTCCTCCTGAAGGATTGCACATATATTTTAACCCTTCAATCTGCTAAACCTCGAAAAGTGCATTAGCAGCATTCCATTAGCAGCTAACACCATAATGAGGCTAACATGCATTTAAACGCTATAGCGGTCCATTTGTCCAATCGCGTGCTTTCTGTAATGACACAttacagacagcaggtggggACAAACTAGGCTCTGAATGCAGTACCATTATCCAATCTCATATCCTTTTTAGAATTGATTCCCAAAGACAATTGTCATTGTGGCCTACACTGAAGCATACAGGTTTATATTATACTCTTCCACCCGTCAGAGAATATACAAAGCAATATTTGCATGAATCCAAAAAATGTTGCTCGTGGGAGGAACTGTAGACTTCCTTCAGTCTATCATAGTATAATTACCCCGGGTATTAAAGAGAGGAGTTTGAATGTTCATGATGGAATTTTCAGGCAGGGATAGTGAATTTGTTTCAAGGATTTAAGGATCTTTACTGTATGGTCATTCCAACAGCGAAATGTAGTGCTCAAGTCCCGTAATTAAACACCAGGGCCCACCATAACCCCATAAACATACTTCATGGTAGAAGTACCCACATAAATAAGTAATAAACCATAcaataccgtaatttcccaactattagccgcagtttatacattgattttgcaattgagctatgaggttaatacacaggagcagttaatatggtattaatatggttttgtttttttaacttgcataaaacaccgtcctgtggtttatacacaatgcggctaatacacaggaaattaccgTAAGTCATGTCTAAGAGCATCACTGCAGTTTACCACACCTTCAGGGTCTTGACGGCCACGGTGAGGTTGTACTTTTTCCAGACTCCCTCATAGACCTCTCCGTACTGACCGCCGCCCAGCTTGTGCTTCATGGTGATGTCGGTGCGCTCCATCTCCCACTTGTCGTAGTTGGGCGACACGCCGTAGACGGTGGGCTTGTTGCGCTTGGGCGCCGGGTAGTGCAGCGTAGTGATGAGCCCGTCGGCCACCGTGGAGTGGTGGTGCACCAGCTCCGCCAGCGTGTTGAAGCGGCTGTCCGACGACACGTACAGCTGGacacaagagagggagagacggagggaggggaagaggggtTGGTGAAAGCTCTCCGAGACAATGTCCATTGTTAAAGACGCTAAATACATAAATGAAGTTGAGAAGTGAGGAGGACAGGGACTGGAGACcggagaagagaaggaaaggCAGAAAGACAAAGGGCTGGACAAAAGTAAAAGGGGGACCTTTTGAATTGAATCCTGGGAAAAATAGAGGTGGTGggagtgggaggggggggggggtagcaatGGGACAGGATAAATAAGGAAAGCAAAAGCTAGGACAAAAGGATGGAAATAAAAATAaggaagggaaagaaagaaagaaagaaagaaagaaagaaagaaagaaagaaagaaagaaagaaagaaagaaagaaagaaagaaagaaagaaagaaagaaagaaagaaagaaagaaagaaagaaagaaagaaagaaagaaagaaagaaagaaagaaagaaagaaagaaagaaagaaagaaagaaagaaagaaagaaaggggttTGTAAACAGGCAAAGTAAACAATATCAGTTATGACCGCTGGGAGCAGTTACACAGGAACCTAGACATATCAAAACGTTGAATTAAAGCTTACATTGGGTTCCTGATGTACTGAAATCATGTGATTTTGCACTAAAATGTAAACTGTTGGCTGCTAAAAAGTCCCTTGGCTGACTTGATTGAAATAAAAAAGCAACAGGACCACGTGATTCatctaatgatgatgatgatggtgtccgGCATTTTTGTCTGCCAAACTCTCCGTCACTGCATCCAAAAGCCAGCTGTGCATTGCTTCAGTTGGCCATGTTAAAGCATTCCATCTACAGCGCTTTTCCATTTTGTTC
Encoded proteins:
- the abl1 gene encoding tyrosine-protein kinase ABL1 isoform X1; protein product: MGQQPGKLVGDQRRTSLPTLPFIKGGKKDGGSSRHGAHTLNVFVAHEQRPDFEPQGLSEAARWNSKENLLAGPSENDPNLFVALYDFVASGDNTLSITKGEKLRVLGYNHNGEWCEAQTKNGQGWVPSNYITPVNSLEKHSWYHGPVSRNAAEYLLSSGINGSFLVRESESSPGQRSISLRYEGRVYHYRINTASDGKLYVSSDSRFNTLAELVHHHSTVADGLITTLHYPAPKRNKPTVYGVSPNYDKWEMERTDITMKHKLGGGQYGEVYEGVWKKYNLTVAVKTLKEDTMEVEEFLKEAAVMKEIKHPNLVQLLGVCTREPPFYIITEFMTHGNLLDYLRECNREEVNAVVLLYMATQISSAMEYLEKKNFIHRDLAARNCLVGENHLVKVADFGLSRLMTGDTYTAHAGAKFPIKWTAPESLAYNKFSIKSDVWAFGVLLWEIATYGMSPYPGIDLSQVYELLEKDYRMDRPEGCPEKVYELMRACWRWNPQERPSFAETHQAFETMFQESSISDEVEKELGKKGKKMTLGPIQQAPELPTKTRTLRRNGKDGDSPDAAEPEVAVSPMLPRKERPQLDSNLNEDERLLPKDKSRTNLFPNLFPSLIKKNKKKTAPAPPKRSSSFNNGQSPFSDHSHGIDNVKFLGTSNNNGASGGITNGAPTYPGPLFPHHSRKKAIPPGRLAGTPPGDEDGVSNSTHFLRSASASGSSGSRTEWRSVTLPRDVPSRNFDSGTLGGGKPALPRKRASEQKSSGDTSAATPRMGGALTPPPRLPKKFEEPAGDDAAEASPASSSQTLTPKLSRRPQTQNQLPSPSSSDKTSALQAELLKPNVFSPLGAAGDECRARRHKHPLDPPVQRERVKFQKPKPAPPPPPPSSGKAGKLSSRSPTHEHHSSSSSSPSDPKAKGGSEASPASSPSELGKSFLPPDGSAKKLPGLSSASSKVQASKTSSSSSSSSSSVSPTSAPLGLGGNSLPGDSPLAATPFSASIRRSLRKTRQPADRLSSSAITREMLLESTELLRAAIGRNSEQTGSHSAVLEAGKNLSKYCASYVESIQQMRNKFAFREAINKLESSLRELQICPTASNSANAGQPPDFSKLLSSVKEISDIVQR
- the abl1 gene encoding tyrosine-protein kinase ABL1 isoform X2 is translated as MKMLEICLKLVGCKSKKGLSSASSYYFEEQRPDFEPQGLSEAARWNSKENLLAGPSENDPNLFVALYDFVASGDNTLSITKGEKLRVLGYNHNGEWCEAQTKNGQGWVPSNYITPVNSLEKHSWYHGPVSRNAAEYLLSSGINGSFLVRESESSPGQRSISLRYEGRVYHYRINTASDGKLYVSSDSRFNTLAELVHHHSTVADGLITTLHYPAPKRNKPTVYGVSPNYDKWEMERTDITMKHKLGGGQYGEVYEGVWKKYNLTVAVKTLKEDTMEVEEFLKEAAVMKEIKHPNLVQLLGVCTREPPFYIITEFMTHGNLLDYLRECNREEVNAVVLLYMATQISSAMEYLEKKNFIHRDLAARNCLVGENHLVKVADFGLSRLMTGDTYTAHAGAKFPIKWTAPESLAYNKFSIKSDVWAFGVLLWEIATYGMSPYPGIDLSQVYELLEKDYRMDRPEGCPEKVYELMRACWRWNPQERPSFAETHQAFETMFQESSISDEVEKELGKKGKKMTLGPIQQAPELPTKTRTLRRNGKDGDSPDAAEPEVAVSPMLPRKERPQLDSNLNEDERLLPKDKSRTNLFPNLFPSLIKKNKKKTAPAPPKRSSSFNNGQSPFSDHSHGIDNVKFLGTSNNNGASGGITNGAPTYPGPLFPHHSRKKAIPPGRLAGTPPGDEDGVSNSTHFLRSASASGSSGSRTEWRSVTLPRDVPSRNFDSGTLGGGKPALPRKRASEQKSSGDTSAATPRMGGALTPPPRLPKKFEEPAGDDAAEASPASSSQTLTPKLSRRPQTQNQLPSPSSSDKTSALQAELLKPNVFSPLGAAGDECRARRHKHPLDPPVQRERVKFQKPKPAPPPPPPSSGKAGKLSSRSPTHEHHSSSSSSPSDPKAKGGSEASPASSPSELGKSFLPPDGSAKKLPGLSSASSKVQASKTSSSSSSSSSSVSPTSAPLGLGGNSLPGDSPLAATPFSASIRRSLRKTRQPADRLSSSAITREMLLESTELLRAAIGRNSEQTGSHSAVLEAGKNLSKYCASYVESIQQMRNKFAFREAINKLESSLRELQICPTASNSANAGQPPDFSKLLSSVKEISDIVQR